One genomic region from Flagellimonas oceani encodes:
- the bshC gene encoding bacillithiol biosynthesis cysteine-adding enzyme BshC, translating into MEVECIRFKETGYFSQLICDYLDQKKELSSFYNRFPLLENFDGQIKEKASNYPKANRSVLVNSLKAQYKNVKTSQVTQNNIDSLRDENTFTVVTGHQLNLFTGPLYFLYKIVSTINLAKKLNREYPENHFVPVYWMATEDHDFDEINYFNLHGKKVLWNKKASGAVGRLSTDGLEDVFEIFASELGNLGLTYNLKELFKKAYLEHETLTEATRYLANALFGEHGLVIVDGDDKGLKQLLVPYAKKDILEHTPFHKISETIDALGKVSSEYNIQVNPREINYFYLKDGLRERIVEKNGKYGVVGTQIQFSREELIQELNTYPERFSPNVVARPLYQEVILPNLCYIGGGGELAYWLELKSYFDEVGVTFPMLMLRNSALLISEKQSEKVEKMGLKIPHLFKKQHSLINKKIRDISNIDIDFSPQKKLLEEQFQHMYDLAEQTDKSFLGAVKAQEVKQKKGLDALEKRLLKAQKRKLKDHVVRLTDLQNELFPNQSLQERQLNFSEIYLEMGEDLIPLLLDKLDPFSKDFTIIRHT; encoded by the coding sequence ATGGAAGTAGAATGTATACGCTTTAAGGAGACCGGTTATTTTTCCCAATTAATTTGCGACTATTTAGATCAGAAAAAAGAGTTGTCGTCCTTTTACAACAGATTTCCCTTGCTCGAGAATTTTGATGGACAGATCAAAGAAAAAGCCTCCAACTATCCAAAGGCGAACAGGTCTGTTTTGGTCAATTCTTTAAAGGCTCAATATAAAAACGTCAAAACCTCACAGGTAACCCAAAATAATATTGATTCGCTCCGTGACGAGAATACCTTTACCGTGGTGACAGGGCACCAGTTGAATCTTTTTACCGGGCCATTGTATTTTCTTTACAAAATTGTTTCCACCATCAATTTGGCCAAAAAGTTAAATAGGGAGTATCCCGAAAATCATTTTGTCCCGGTATATTGGATGGCAACTGAGGATCACGATTTCGATGAGATCAATTACTTCAATCTACATGGAAAAAAGGTACTTTGGAACAAAAAAGCTTCCGGAGCGGTAGGTAGATTGTCGACCGATGGCTTGGAGGACGTTTTTGAAATATTTGCTTCAGAACTTGGAAATTTAGGGTTGACCTATAATCTGAAGGAACTTTTTAAGAAGGCATATTTGGAGCATGAAACGCTCACAGAGGCGACCAGATATCTTGCCAACGCCCTTTTTGGGGAACATGGACTCGTAATCGTTGATGGTGATGACAAGGGTTTGAAGCAATTGCTGGTACCCTATGCCAAAAAGGATATTCTTGAACACACTCCATTCCATAAAATTTCGGAAACCATTGATGCTTTGGGAAAAGTGTCTTCGGAGTACAACATACAGGTAAACCCTAGGGAAATCAATTATTTCTATCTAAAGGACGGTTTACGGGAAAGAATCGTTGAGAAAAATGGAAAATATGGTGTCGTTGGTACCCAAATCCAATTTTCCAGAGAAGAACTCATACAGGAGTTGAATACTTATCCGGAACGGTTTTCGCCCAACGTGGTGGCACGTCCACTCTACCAAGAAGTGATCTTGCCGAACCTTTGCTATATTGGCGGGGGAGGGGAGCTGGCCTATTGGCTGGAACTCAAATCCTATTTTGATGAGGTAGGGGTGACATTCCCCATGCTGATGCTGCGGAACTCAGCTTTGCTGATATCGGAGAAGCAGTCGGAAAAAGTGGAAAAAATGGGTTTGAAGATCCCCCACTTGTTTAAGAAGCAACATTCGCTCATCAATAAAAAGATACGGGACATTTCCAATATAGATATTGATTTTTCACCCCAGAAAAAGTTGTTGGAAGAACAATTCCAACACATGTACGACCTGGCCGAGCAGACCGATAAAAGTTTTTTGGGTGCCGTAAAAGCGCAGGAAGTAAAGCAGAAAAAAGGATTGGACGCTCTTGAAAAACGTTTGCTCAAAGCCCAAAAGCGCAAGCTGAAAGATCATGTAGTTAGGTTGACAGACCTACAAAATGAACTGTTTCCCAATCAGTCCTTGCAAGAAAGACAACTCAATTTCTCGGAGATCTATTTGGAAATGGGGGAGGATTTAATTCCATTGTTGTTGGATAAGCTGGACCCATTTTCCAAGGACTTTACCATTATAAGGCACACATAA
- a CDS encoding TrkH family potassium uptake protein codes for MFSTIQSRYKRFQISKSPQLNLVWGFFLYTLVGFLLLSIPLFHKTDVAFLDNLFISTSAISTTGLVTISIFDSYNFFGQFIIMILIQLGGIGYMTLTTYYLLFTTKRITRWHQKIIGAEFTMPATIQIKDFIKSVVYFTLVMEFLGTISFYIAFHNEGITGLKGVWFSLFHSVSSFCTAGFSLFNDSFESFSENTLINWTISVLAIAGSLGFIVITDVWYRIMGKSNAITFTSKIIIYGFIILLGIGTLLFYFTEPLVKASEHRLMEAFFQSMTSMTTVGFNTVPIGSLSLPLLLLTIFLMYIGASPSGTAGGMKITTLTAMVAILKSRLLGQKKITFLKRTIPLERLFVATSTFILYTSMIFLFSFLLSFTEQSNFDKILFEVASALGTVGLSTGITADLSGVGKSLIILLMFLGRVGVLTFGFALLMRMKKQDLKLKSEDLAV; via the coding sequence ATGTTCAGTACAATTCAATCCAGATACAAAAGGTTCCAGATAAGTAAATCTCCCCAACTAAATTTAGTCTGGGGCTTTTTTTTGTACACCCTGGTAGGGTTTCTATTGTTATCGATCCCGCTTTTTCATAAAACCGATGTCGCCTTTCTGGACAACCTATTCATTTCAACTTCGGCCATTTCAACCACCGGACTTGTAACGATAAGCATATTTGACTCTTACAATTTTTTTGGGCAGTTCATCATTATGATACTTATTCAGCTCGGCGGGATTGGTTATATGACCCTGACCACGTATTACCTGCTCTTCACGACCAAACGCATTACCAGATGGCACCAAAAAATTATTGGCGCGGAATTCACCATGCCCGCCACCATTCAAATCAAGGATTTTATAAAAAGTGTTGTTTATTTTACATTGGTCATGGAGTTTTTGGGCACCATTTCCTTTTACATAGCTTTTCACAATGAGGGAATTACGGGCCTAAAAGGCGTATGGTTTTCACTATTCCATAGCGTTTCTTCCTTTTGTACGGCCGGTTTCAGCCTATTTAATGATAGTTTTGAGAGCTTTTCCGAAAATACCCTCATCAATTGGACCATTTCCGTCTTAGCGATTGCAGGGTCCCTTGGTTTTATTGTGATTACCGATGTTTGGTACAGAATCATGGGAAAGTCAAATGCGATTACCTTTACTTCTAAGATTATAATATATGGATTTATAATTCTACTGGGGATCGGCACGTTGCTGTTTTATTTTACGGAACCCCTTGTAAAAGCATCCGAACACCGGTTGATGGAAGCCTTTTTCCAATCGATGACCTCCATGACCACTGTTGGGTTCAACACGGTGCCGATCGGTTCGCTCTCATTGCCACTCCTCCTTTTGACCATTTTTTTGATGTACATCGGGGCGTCGCCATCCGGTACCGCCGGTGGGATGAAGATAACTACATTGACCGCTATGGTCGCCATTTTAAAAAGTCGGTTGCTCGGTCAGAAAAAAATAACTTTTTTGAAAAGGACCATTCCCTTGGAACGCCTTTTTGTGGCGACATCCACCTTTATTCTCTATACATCGATGATTTTTCTTTTCAGCTTTTTGCTTTCCTTTACCGAACAATCCAATTTTGATAAAATCCTTTTTGAGGTGGCCTCTGCGCTTGGAACCGTAGGTTTAAGCACAGGAATCACCGCCGACCTATCAGGGGTAGGTAAATCGCTTATCATCCTATTGATGTTCCTGGGGCGTGTTGGGGTACTTACCTTTGGCTTTGCTTTATTGATGCGAATGAAAAAGCAAGATTTAAAATTGAAAAGTGAAGATTTGGCCGTGTAG
- a CDS encoding helix-turn-helix domain-containing protein: protein MTKIRDEKYLKALGKRIKEIRKQKGISTYDLSYESNISRSQINSIEKGDINTSICTLKALADAMELKVRDLIDF from the coding sequence ATGACTAAAATTAGAGATGAAAAATACCTGAAAGCCCTTGGTAAAAGAATCAAGGAAATCAGAAAACAAAAAGGCATCTCTACCTATGATCTCTCCTACGAGTCAAACATATCTCGTAGTCAAATAAACTCTATTGAAAAAGGGGACATCAACACTTCAATTTGCACTCTTAAAGCTTTGGCCGATGCTATGGAATTAAAAGTTAGGGATTTGATTGATTTTTAA
- a CDS encoding LysM peptidoglycan-binding domain-containing protein, producing MKKYMLQLVFTMVFFLALVPVSAQNYATHAVKKGETLKSISQKYRVTPYSILQANKEIKNASDVKENTILIIPLTGKVTETKPEQKPVNKAEEQEEEEVKPIRFIRHRVKRKETIFGITKKYNITQDQLKRYNTNLYSETLDRKMILQIPVFPEVDPNEEKELDFETYTVQPKETRWSVAHKYGISVDSLLILNPELDKNTNYLAAGQELKLPRPKGDSLKEQKTELFTSYTVPPKMTLYSLGREYGIPTDSIVRLNPEIMKQGGLKEGMVVRLPKKRDREGEVNTENFIFYEVKPKQNIFRITQNLKITREELFRLNPALENGLKAGMVLKLPKEKAEELEVKNALVLDKINLVDSIDVKNRPKLVFMLPFRLDKVNVADTEKTEELIKNRRDLALSLGFYTGAMVALDSIKKLGVSVDVKTYDTQLDQAKVKEILFRENLSGVDAIIGPLAAGPLDEVAVQAASKRIPVIAPISSDSKLSHNNVFFSVPRDAVLREKLLSYMEKIHKNENVIIIADSTHQVAHDSILSKFPAAQIAKVIDNKSLHLDRFLVKLSNEKENWVFLETDQPNMVASVTSILNSANTRIGETDTGKQIKVRMFTTSYNGAFEDDAVSKAHLSNLRFTYPSFYKESGNDTFVSAYTKKYDGLLPDRYAVRGFDVTMDVLLKLAYKKNLFETSKYIGLTEYSGNGFDYLNDWTSGYFNRACYIMEYNNLTIKEVEPKNDVKSNL from the coding sequence ATGAAAAAATATATGTTACAACTGGTTTTTACCATGGTCTTTTTTTTGGCCTTGGTGCCGGTTTCTGCGCAAAACTATGCAACGCATGCTGTAAAGAAAGGGGAAACCCTGAAGAGTATTTCACAAAAATACAGGGTTACGCCCTACAGCATATTGCAGGCCAACAAGGAAATTAAAAATGCTTCCGATGTCAAGGAAAATACTATCCTTATAATTCCTTTGACAGGTAAGGTTACGGAAACCAAACCTGAGCAGAAACCTGTGAACAAAGCCGAAGAGCAGGAGGAGGAAGAGGTAAAGCCAATCCGTTTTATACGGCATAGGGTAAAGCGAAAGGAGACCATATTTGGTATCACAAAAAAATATAACATTACCCAAGATCAACTCAAAAGATACAATACCAATCTGTATTCGGAGACCCTTGATCGTAAAATGATACTTCAGATTCCAGTATTCCCCGAGGTTGACCCCAATGAGGAAAAAGAACTGGATTTTGAGACCTATACCGTACAGCCCAAGGAAACACGATGGAGCGTTGCCCATAAATACGGAATAAGTGTGGACAGCCTTTTGATATTGAACCCTGAACTGGACAAAAACACCAATTATTTGGCTGCCGGCCAAGAATTGAAATTGCCAAGGCCCAAGGGCGACAGTTTGAAGGAGCAAAAAACCGAACTTTTCACTTCGTATACCGTACCTCCCAAAATGACACTTTACAGTTTGGGAAGGGAATACGGTATTCCGACCGACTCCATTGTTAGGCTCAACCCAGAGATCATGAAGCAGGGTGGTCTAAAAGAAGGTATGGTGGTAAGGCTTCCCAAAAAGAGGGACCGTGAAGGAGAGGTAAATACCGAGAATTTTATTTTTTACGAGGTAAAGCCCAAGCAAAATATCTTTAGGATTACACAAAACCTTAAAATCACAAGGGAAGAATTGTTCCGATTGAACCCAGCGCTCGAAAATGGCCTGAAAGCTGGAATGGTGCTAAAACTACCAAAGGAAAAAGCCGAAGAACTTGAGGTGAAAAATGCCTTGGTTCTGGATAAAATCAATTTGGTGGACAGCATCGATGTAAAGAACAGGCCCAAACTTGTTTTTATGCTTCCTTTTAGGCTGGACAAGGTCAATGTGGCCGATACCGAAAAAACTGAAGAGCTCATCAAAAACCGTAGGGACTTGGCGCTGAGCCTCGGATTTTATACCGGTGCCATGGTGGCTTTGGATTCCATTAAAAAGTTAGGGGTCTCCGTGGACGTAAAGACCTACGATACCCAACTGGACCAAGCCAAGGTCAAGGAAATTCTTTTCAGGGAAAACTTGAGTGGTGTGGATGCCATTATAGGGCCATTGGCAGCTGGGCCTTTGGATGAGGTTGCCGTACAAGCGGCCTCAAAAAGAATCCCGGTGATCGCCCCAATTTCGTCGGACAGTAAATTGAGCCACAACAATGTGTTCTTTTCAGTGCCAAGGGATGCCGTGCTCCGGGAAAAGTTACTGTCCTATATGGAAAAAATCCATAAGAACGAGAATGTGATCATCATTGCCGATTCTACCCATCAAGTAGCACACGACTCCATTTTGAGCAAATTTCCGGCGGCACAGATTGCAAAGGTTATCGATAATAAATCATTGCATTTAGATCGTTTCCTCGTCAAACTTTCCAACGAAAAGGAAAACTGGGTTTTCTTGGAAACCGACCAGCCCAATATGGTGGCCAGTGTCACCTCCATCTTGAACTCCGCCAATACCCGGATTGGAGAAACCGATACCGGAAAACAGATCAAGGTTCGCATGTTCACTACCAGTTATAATGGGGCCTTTGAGGATGATGCAGTATCAAAAGCGCATTTGTCCAACCTTAGGTTCACCTATCCATCCTTCTATAAAGAAAGCGGTAACGATACTTTCGTAAGCGCATATACCAAAAAATACGATGGTCTTTTGCCGGATAGATACGCTGTGCGAGGGTTTGATGTGACCATGGATGTGCTATTAAAGCTCGCGTACAAGAAAAATCTTTTTGAGACCTCCAAATATATCGGGCTAACGGAATATTCCGGAAATGGTTTTGATTATTTGAATGATTGGACCTCTGGATATTTTAACAGGGCATGTTATATTATGGAGTACAATAACTTAACGATCAAGGAAGTAGAGCCAAAAAATGACGTCAAAAGTAACTTATAA
- a CDS encoding DUF3820 family protein, with protein MEIRPDSKQLLELAHYKMPFGKFKGRYLVDLPLPYLVWFRQKGFPDGKLGDYLNTMLTIKDNNLEPIIRKLQKDFPRQST; from the coding sequence ATGGAAATACGCCCCGATTCAAAACAATTGTTGGAACTGGCACATTATAAGATGCCGTTCGGTAAATTTAAAGGGCGGTATCTTGTAGACCTGCCCTTGCCATATTTGGTATGGTTTCGCCAAAAAGGCTTCCCGGATGGAAAACTGGGCGATTACCTAAATACCATGTTGACCATTAAGGATAACAACCTGGAACCCATCATTAGAAAGTTACAAAAAGATTTTCCTCGCCAATCTACCTGA
- a CDS encoding OsmC family protein, with the protein MTSKVTYNGNLRTTCVHIRSGSEYITDAPVDNNGKGEAFSPTDTVATGLANCMMTMMGIKARDMDVDLTGSTAEVTKHMAADPRRISKIEVTFEMPAALSEKQRKILMHTANTCPVHYSLHPDIEKVIEFNWTK; encoded by the coding sequence ATGACGTCAAAAGTAACTTATAACGGAAATCTTCGTACAACCTGCGTGCACATACGTTCCGGCAGCGAATACATTACCGATGCCCCTGTGGACAACAACGGAAAAGGTGAAGCGTTTTCGCCCACCGATACCGTGGCCACGGGCCTTGCCAATTGTATGATGACCATGATGGGCATTAAGGCCCGCGATATGGACGTGGATTTAACAGGGTCCACCGCTGAGGTGACCAAGCACATGGCGGCCGACCCAAGACGGATTTCCAAGATTGAGGTCACATTTGAAATGCCTGCGGCCTTGTCCGAAAAGCAAAGAAAAATTTTGATGCATACCGCCAACACCTGTCCGGTGCATTATAGCCTTCATCCCGATATTGAAAAGGTAATCGAATTCAATTGGACAAAATAA
- a CDS encoding DUF922 domain-containing protein yields the protein MDKIISIGCIFLLVFFGIAQEIEQGVPWSEDIRLTWADFKGKVPPGEPTAATTASGISYSYSANLLHHEVKLDFEVNAYFYPNESWYKPQLCNENTLAHEQLHFDITEIFARKMRNKLHRTSFSDDVKAEVRKIYKDILKELQEYQERYDWETNFSRNREKQAEWNQKIAEALKNQSNP from the coding sequence TTGGACAAAATAATCTCCATAGGATGTATTTTTCTACTTGTTTTTTTTGGAATCGCACAAGAAATCGAGCAGGGAGTTCCATGGAGCGAAGATATAAGGCTTACTTGGGCCGATTTTAAGGGAAAAGTGCCCCCGGGCGAACCAACGGCAGCAACCACCGCAAGCGGTATCAGTTATTCCTATTCGGCCAATTTGCTGCACCACGAGGTTAAACTGGATTTTGAGGTGAACGCTTATTTCTATCCGAACGAATCATGGTACAAGCCCCAATTGTGCAACGAGAACACCTTGGCCCACGAACAACTTCATTTTGACATTACCGAAATTTTTGCACGTAAAATGCGCAACAAGCTACATAGAACATCCTTTTCCGATGATGTAAAAGCTGAGGTACGTAAGATTTATAAAGACATTCTCAAAGAACTGCAAGAGTACCAAGAGCGTTACGATTGGGAAACCAACTTTTCCAGAAACCGTGAAAAACAGGCAGAGTGGAACCAAAAGATTGCTGAAGCCCTTAAAAATCAATCAAATCCCTAA
- the pgmB gene encoding beta-phosphoglucomutase, with translation MIKGFIFDLDGVITDTAELHYDAWKKLSDEMNWKFDRELNEKLRGISRMDSIKVIMDHNGVSLDEATVVELATKKNDIYVESLDDMTPDDYLPGARELLTHLRSEGFSVALGSASKNANKVLKQLNAVHFFDVIGDGNSVSKSKPAPDIFLYASEKLGLRPENCIVFEDAEKGIDAAKAGKFHSVGIGPEERVGHADIRFETMKQATLFEVKSHFKELF, from the coding sequence ATGATTAAGGGATTCATTTTTGATTTGGATGGTGTGATAACGGACACCGCCGAACTGCACTATGATGCGTGGAAAAAATTGTCAGACGAAATGAACTGGAAGTTTGACCGTGAACTCAATGAAAAATTGAGGGGTATTTCAAGGATGGATTCCATAAAAGTAATCATGGACCACAACGGGGTTTCCTTGGACGAAGCTACCGTGGTTGAACTGGCCACGAAAAAAAATGACATTTATGTAGAGAGCCTCGACGACATGACGCCGGATGATTATCTCCCAGGTGCCAGGGAACTCTTGACCCATTTACGTTCGGAAGGATTCAGCGTTGCGCTGGGAAGTGCAAGTAAAAATGCCAACAAGGTCCTTAAGCAGCTCAATGCTGTTCACTTTTTTGATGTAATTGGCGATGGCAACAGTGTTTCCAAAAGTAAACCTGCACCTGATATTTTTCTATATGCTTCGGAAAAATTGGGATTGCGACCCGAAAACTGTATCGTTTTTGAAGATGCGGAAAAAGGAATCGATGCGGCCAAAGCAGGAAAGTTCCATAGTGTGGGAATTGGCCCGGAAGAGCGTGTGGGGCATGCCGATATAAGATTTGAAACCATGAAGCAGGCGACACTTTTCGAGGTAAAATCGCATTTCAAGGAGTTGTTTTAA
- the guaA gene encoding glutamine-hydrolyzing GMP synthase — protein sequence MHNNVLILDFGSQYTQLIARRVRELNIYSEIKPYNKLPENLSDYKAVILSGSPSSVRSEQAPHPDLSQIKGKKPLLGICYGAQYLSHFHGGNVAPSATREYGRANLSYVKDGEDFLEGIGEGSQVWMSHSDTIKELPEGAVRLASTHDVENAAYKIDGEITYGIQFHPEVYHTSDGKQLLKNFLVNIAGLEQDWTPDAFVETTVEELRREIGDEKVILGLSGGVDSSVAAMLLHKAIGDHLYCIFVNNGLLRKNEFESVLDQYKHMGLNVKGVDASARFLDALKGESDPEGKRKIIGRVFIEVFDDESHQVENAKWLAQGTIYPDRIESVSASGGPSAVIKSHHNVGGLPDYMKLKIVEPLKMLFKDEVRRVGASMDMPPEILGRHPFPGPGLGIRILGDITAEKVAILQEVDAIFIDGLKKWGLYDKVWQAGAMLLPVDSVGVMGDERTYEKCVALRAVESTDGMTADWVNLPYEFLQKTSNDIINKVKGVNRVVYDISSKPPATIEWE from the coding sequence ATGCATAACAACGTACTCATCCTAGACTTTGGTTCCCAGTACACACAATTGATCGCGAGACGCGTTAGGGAACTCAACATTTATTCAGAAATCAAGCCGTACAACAAGCTGCCCGAAAACCTATCGGATTACAAGGCTGTAATTCTTTCAGGTTCGCCGTCATCGGTACGTTCCGAACAGGCGCCCCATCCGGATTTATCTCAAATAAAAGGGAAAAAACCTTTGTTGGGTATATGCTACGGTGCGCAATATCTGTCCCATTTTCATGGGGGCAATGTAGCGCCTTCCGCAACCCGGGAATATGGTCGTGCCAATCTTTCCTATGTAAAGGATGGTGAGGATTTCCTTGAGGGTATCGGGGAAGGTAGCCAAGTATGGATGAGCCATAGCGATACCATTAAGGAACTTCCCGAAGGAGCTGTCCGGTTGGCAAGTACGCACGATGTGGAGAATGCCGCATATAAAATTGATGGGGAGATTACCTACGGGATTCAGTTTCATCCCGAAGTTTACCATACTTCGGACGGAAAACAACTGTTGAAAAACTTTTTGGTGAACATTGCCGGTTTGGAGCAGGATTGGACCCCGGATGCCTTTGTGGAAACCACTGTTGAGGAATTGCGCAGAGAGATAGGTGATGAAAAGGTAATTTTAGGACTGTCCGGCGGTGTGGATTCCAGTGTTGCGGCCATGTTATTGCACAAGGCCATTGGTGACCACCTGTACTGTATTTTTGTAAATAACGGACTTTTGCGCAAAAATGAGTTCGAAAGTGTTTTGGACCAATACAAACACATGGGCCTTAACGTAAAGGGAGTGGATGCTTCGGCACGCTTTTTGGATGCCCTGAAAGGAGAATCCGACCCCGAAGGAAAAAGAAAGATCATCGGAAGGGTCTTTATCGAGGTTTTTGATGATGAGTCCCACCAAGTGGAAAATGCGAAGTGGCTCGCCCAAGGCACCATTTATCCAGATAGGATTGAATCCGTTTCTGCGAGCGGAGGACCATCAGCAGTAATCAAAAGTCATCATAACGTTGGTGGTTTGCCCGATTACATGAAGTTGAAAATAGTGGAGCCCTTGAAAATGTTGTTCAAGGATGAGGTAAGACGGGTAGGTGCAAGTATGGACATGCCCCCAGAAATTTTGGGAAGACATCCATTTCCCGGTCCTGGTCTCGGAATTCGTATCTTGGGAGATATAACTGCGGAAAAGGTGGCGATCTTACAGGAAGTGGACGCCATTTTTATTGATGGATTGAAAAAATGGGGACTTTATGACAAGGTTTGGCAGGCCGGAGCCATGCTTTTGCCCGTAGATAGTGTGGGAGTTATGGGAGATGAGCGTACGTATGAAAAATGTGTAGCGCTCAGAGCGGTTGAAAGTACGGATGGTATGACCGCGGATTGGGTGAATTTGCCCTACGAATTCCTGCAAAAAACCTCGAACGATATAATAAACAAGGTTAAAGGCGTTAATAGAGTGGTGTACGACATTAGTTCAAAACCACCGGCAACTATAGAATGGGAATGA
- a CDS encoding hydroxypyruvate isomerase family protein, whose translation MKRRNFIATAAVGSAGLASASAMTAAQGQTKEFKLKGNINHSVCEWCFNDIPFEDFLKTLNELGVKAIDLVGPDRWHILKKYDIHCSMCNGAEISLTEGWNNPKYHEQLIKNYTEMIPKVAEAGYTNLICFSGNRNGMNDYVGLQNCVDGLSQIMPLAEKHGVVIQMELFNQVNHPDYMCDNSLWGVELCKHLGSDNFKLLFDIYHMQIQEGDIIRSIQNYHPYFGHYHTAGVPGRHEIDETQELYYPAIIKAIHATGFKGYVAQEFIVTWEDKIAALKDGFMRCDV comes from the coding sequence ATGAAACGTAGAAATTTTATAGCCACGGCCGCTGTTGGGTCTGCAGGTCTGGCTTCAGCCTCTGCCATGACTGCTGCTCAAGGGCAAACCAAAGAATTCAAACTCAAGGGCAACATCAACCACAGTGTTTGTGAATGGTGCTTTAACGATATTCCCTTCGAAGATTTTTTAAAGACCCTCAACGAGCTCGGCGTTAAGGCCATTGATTTGGTGGGACCGGATAGATGGCACATCTTGAAAAAATACGACATCCATTGTTCCATGTGCAATGGGGCCGAAATTAGTTTGACCGAAGGCTGGAACAATCCCAAATACCACGAGCAGCTTATAAAAAACTATACGGAAATGATTCCGAAGGTGGCCGAAGCCGGTTACACCAACCTTATCTGTTTTAGCGGCAACCGTAATGGCATGAACGATTATGTAGGGCTGCAAAATTGCGTTGACGGACTTTCGCAGATCATGCCCTTGGCGGAAAAACATGGTGTGGTCATCCAAATGGAACTGTTCAACCAAGTGAACCATCCGGATTATATGTGCGACAATTCTTTGTGGGGTGTGGAACTGTGCAAGCATTTGGGCAGCGATAATTTTAAATTGTTGTTCGATATCTACCACATGCAGATCCAAGAAGGCGACATTATCCGAAGTATTCAAAACTACCATCCCTATTTTGGGCACTACCACACGGCGGGCGTTCCCGGTAGGCATGAGATTGATGAAACACAGGAACTTTATTACCCTGCCATCATAAAAGCGATACATGCTACGGGTTTTAAGGGCTACGTGGCCCAAGAGTTTATCGTTACCTGGGAGGATAAGATCGCGGCATTAAAGGATGGGTTTATGCGGTGTGATGTTTAG